One window from the genome of Candidatus Acidiferrales bacterium encodes:
- a CDS encoding NAD-dependent deacylase produces MSIQPSKTEEVREELRAASSIAVLTGAGISEESGIPVFRGPDGLWKQYRAEDLATPEAFARDPRLVWEWYDWRRSRIAAARPNPAHEALVLLENHCPGFALITQNVDGLHDLAGSRHVIKLHGDIWTLRCQHCGTVKSDRRVPLPEIPPRCACGGLLRPGVVWFGEALPPAAWQAAVEAAESCALFLVVGTSAVVYPAAELPMLAKHRGAKLIEINFEPTALTPLADYSFVGKAGEMLPQLVS; encoded by the coding sequence ATGTCTATCCAGCCGTCCAAGACTGAGGAAGTCCGCGAAGAGTTGCGCGCTGCCTCTTCGATTGCTGTGTTGACAGGTGCGGGCATCTCCGAGGAGAGTGGCATTCCCGTTTTTCGCGGCCCCGATGGTCTTTGGAAACAGTATCGCGCCGAGGATCTTGCCACGCCGGAGGCGTTTGCCCGCGATCCCCGACTCGTCTGGGAATGGTACGATTGGCGGCGAAGTCGGATTGCTGCTGCCCGGCCCAATCCGGCCCATGAAGCCTTGGTTCTCCTCGAGAATCACTGTCCCGGCTTTGCCCTGATCACTCAGAATGTGGATGGGCTGCACGATCTTGCCGGCAGCCGCCATGTCATCAAGCTCCACGGCGACATCTGGACGCTGCGTTGCCAGCACTGCGGCACGGTGAAATCGGACCGCCGGGTGCCTTTGCCGGAGATTCCGCCTCGGTGTGCCTGCGGCGGGCTCCTGCGACCCGGCGTCGTTTGGTTCGGAGAGGCCTTGCCGCCCGCGGCTTGGCAAGCTGCCGTCGAGGCGGCTGAGTCTTGCGCGCTCTTCCTGGTGGTTGGCACTTCCGCCGTGGTTTATCCGGCGGCCGAGCTTCCCATGCTGGCTAAACACCGGGGCGCAAAGCTCATCGAGATTAATTTCGAGCCGACCGCCCTGACGCCTCTCGCTGATTACAGTTTCGTCGGAAAAGCGGGCGAGATGTTGCCGCAACTGGTGAGTTGA